Genomic window (Bombus vancouverensis nearcticus chromosome 2, iyBomVanc1_principal, whole genome shotgun sequence):
tttacataattttcattataaatagaatattatattttagaattttttattattttaaatgattacaatcttctttttttttgttttttatataaaatatttataaatattgaaGTATAATTCTTAAAAATCTTATATTGTTGATAGGTACTTTGAAAAGATGAAACTGTGGTTTCAAATGaaggtatttaatattattgtgacattttaatatttaaaaatagtttataatattattaataatgtcattcataaaatgttattattttagACAACGAAAGAAGAATTTGATTGTGAAGCAAGAAATATCATGACAGAAGATCAAGTTCATCTTCATAATGAATTTCTTCTTTGTTTATTTAATAAAGTTAGAGGTTTAGCTGCTGCTACACCTACACGGAAATTAGATCGAGATAAAGCTATAAAAGAAAAGAGGCTAAGATTAAAACGCAAATATAGAACTGATAAATCAAATTTTGAGGTATGGAATTATAGTCAATTTATTTGTTTAGACGTAAACTATaatctcttttatattttatatttagccCGCAGATATGTATGTTGAAGTATTAAGTCAAACTTCATCACCTGTTGGAGATGAGCCTATTGGAGCAAATCGTTCTAGTGCTCAAGAACTTGTACTGCCAGATAGAACTTTTGTTTTAGCAAGATTAATGCTTGCAGCATGGGAAAATAATATGGATGGAGCAGAAGAAAGTACTGCACATATAGTTATAGCAGCTACAcagatttttttaaaaaatatacttaCAGCAATATTTACAAGAAGAAAAGGGTATGCTGTTAGAGAt
Coding sequences:
- the LOC117163955 gene encoding transcriptional adapter 1 isoform X1, whose translation is MTTSKELNLARKSLVASLGENAKVYFEKMKLWFQMKTTKEEFDCEARNIMTEDQVHLHNEFLLCLFNKVRGLAAATPTRKLDRDKAIKEKRLRLKRKYRTDKSNFEPADMYVEVLSQTSSPVGDEPIGANRSSAQELVLPDRTFVLARLMLAAWENNMDGAEESTAHIVIAATQIFLKNILTAIFTRRKGYAVRDGSFIYNIGEPVPSSWKRNSTHILRSSDYTATEIIDPYGQVPMIKPNIEEAEQATAFAYACSPQTIPPSLKPVNTADLQHTLKMYKNLVSNHTIYATNMERLFTYATHLTWEDLEVKRLSCHQPIID
- the LOC117163955 gene encoding transcriptional adapter 1 isoform X2; translation: MQKCKIYFISLRKRYFEKMKLWFQMKTTKEEFDCEARNIMTEDQVHLHNEFLLCLFNKVRGLAAATPTRKLDRDKAIKEKRLRLKRKYRTDKSNFEPADMYVEVLSQTSSPVGDEPIGANRSSAQELVLPDRTFVLARLMLAAWENNMDGAEESTAHIVIAATQIFLKNILTAIFTRRKGYAVRDGSFIYNIGEPVPSSWKRNSTHILRSSDYTATEIIDPYGQVPMIKPNIEEAEQATAFAYACSPQTIPPSLKPVNTADLQHTLKMYKNLVSNHTIYATNMERLFTYATHLTWEDLEVKRLSCHQPIID